ACCACAGGCTTCAAtggaaagtatttttttattgacaatGTTCAATTTAGAAAAATAGTCATTATGTGAAACAGCATTTAGTTCATCAAACATCAACTCAGTACGCTCACTAGGAAAAACGGCGATACACAAGTGAAACTACAAACGTCACTCCACTGCACTCTAGTGGTTAACCTCAGCACAATATAAATCGTGATCACACAGCAATCAGGTTTTTAAGTGGAAAATCAGCACGTCCCTAGTCCAGCATACACAAATTATAATGGCCGTAAACCTTAATCTTAAAATacaacatacacactcactcacacatgctcacaatgataattaaaatatagAACACTTCCCCGTTTCCACGACACAAGACCCCGACCCGGGGTCTAGGGAAAGGAATCAGCCGTGCCAGGCAGTCCACAACAGCACGCGCTCTCCTTAGCGTTGTTCCCGTCCCCACAATCACGGCAATTAATCACTGGTTCTGGCCTGAATTAGTCCTCTTTGGCCGTCACAGCTCTCTTCGGAATTTATAAAGTGTCTTTGGGCTTTACGAGGTCTCTTTGGACAGCAAGGCTTTTTAACCGCTCCTGGAACATGTGGCCAGCGCTCCTACACCCCAGCCCCACTATTATCTAACACAGGTCGGTCTAACTAGCTATCTTCGTTGCCGGACAAACCCTAACGGTCTCGAGCAACACAAAACGTCCCCTTTTCATTCCCAAGCGCAACAAGCCAGTCCCGTGCTGCCTCCTCTCCGCTTCTCTCACTCTCCTTAAATCTCCTCACTCCAGGTGAGATCAATTATCTCTTCCTTCAGGCCATCAATGAAATGTGCCGCAGAAAGTTTCAGATGAGCCGAACCACACCAGGAAGACAAATCCCCAGCGTTCATCACATTACTATGAcgttaattcgtggccatgatttcataaatccttgttgagttttaatgacgaagtacagtattataagtgaatctagcccgcacattaattaaacttatcagatgacaagagcatggttgatgtaaggtttttaagatttacctgcagcttaatgtattagtgtgaatactggcttaatagtcgttgttttaccatatttatgtataaaatatctttcataattaaactgcactgactgcctagttgcagtatttgttagcctgttgttttggcattgttttgcaatgatgaatggggcgtttggcaattttaatagcttgttacaatttggcctaatctgcaggtctactccacatacagtccattgatatcatgtgttagtttctgtcatgttctgcatggccaatatgaagtgattttatggatttggttaggctcattgtaggacagatgattaaaaaaggcactagggatattttcatgatctcaaaatattctaacaagtaggctttctttttcaagatacatataacaatccaaaaagggagatccctggccgaattgaagagatgcaccacatgctgcaaggagatatatatatatatatatatatctatggtcatgagctttgggtcccggatacaggcggccgaaatgagctttctccgcagggtggctaggcgatcccttagagatagggtgagaagctcagtcacccgggaggagctcagagtagagccgctgctcctccacatcgagaggggtcagctgaggtggctcgggcatctgttccggatgcctcttggacgccttcccgggaaggtgttccgggcgcgtcccactgggaggagaccacgggaaagacctaggacacgctggagagactatgtctcccggctggcctgggaacgcctcgatGTCTCCCAAGaaaagctggaggaagtgtctagggagagggaagtctggggttctctgcttagactgctgcccccgcgacccggccccggataagcggaagaagatgtatgtatgtatgtgtatatatatatatatatatatatatatatatatatatatatataaaccagttgattatgttaaacaaatgtttcttatttatctctctccatctctcgctctctctttctctagagttgaagcctacagccattctatccatgcagcaactgatggaaaaggggttcactttggtgctgttgtgatgttgtcgcaaaaattatatatatatatatatatatatatatatatatatatatatatatacaaataaataaacattcttgaataattcttgtgtcttgtcttgcctctcaacaacttttaaaatattggctgtaatttagtgactccatacgctgattccaactttaacttacctgataatgagctaattcaccttaaggaggttaatcaatatactgtataattcaagagactgagacttttaaggttcttcattttttaaaattgttttaaaattgatatacatcaattttacaaaattgatatttcatttttattttttgtaaattcatgtttaaatttaaaattgtgactcaaagcacacttagtaattaacctctgctgcattttgaataaaaaaatcacatttaaaaacaaatactactgagattaatatattgatactatatacaaagtaacgtgactgcaaactaaaccaacagggtactagAACTGCGGTTCTGAAACTGCAACCATCGCTATAtcgtccagtacggtaggtggcgctgtcacgaaaaactagggtcctagaactgcggtcctgaatctgcagcctccggttgtgcaggaacatactattgtcAGAGCCCGTCTATTGTGCTCCCCCCGGCTTCCTCCCGCTTCCTCATCCCGCGACTTCCTGTCGCTGTAATTTTCTTCAGTGCTGACGGAGAGGCTTCCTATTCTATCCTAGCTAGCTAACTCcacaaacagaaaaataataacaataaatgtactATAAATTATCGTATGATATTACGTTTCAGAATAATACAGCTGTTAAAATGTAAACGAATAGAGAGCTAATTCATTTTCTGTATCAAATCGTTTCCGTTAGATTCGTATTATTGTATGTTATAATGCTAGTTCAGGACTCTACAGATTTGCCTAACGGCAGCTAGCAGGGAATTTcactgtgttttttgtgtgtgtgtcgctaAAACTAGATCGTCACCCGACAAGGCCATATTGTCACTCAGCTGCAGAAATCAAACTTCTCTTTAATCGATTTGCGTTGACACCTGTTAGCTAGCGCGGCTAGCTAGCGCTCTCCTTGCACTGATTCTACTGGAAATGGTGAGTGATTCTTGTCTTCTCTATTTAAGTTTTAACGTTGAGGTCGGGTTAATAAGATACATTATTATTGAATAGCTACTGGTCCTGTTCTTGAGAATGAGTTAgccaaaaataattgttttatcaaGTGTCTGGCCTTCCAGCTAGCGAATGTGCTTTAGCAGGTGTGTTTGGAAACCGGAGAGCTGTTCGGTTACATGACAGCTTGTCAGTTTCTGTGCAGCAAGCTGTGTTAGCATGTCAGCCAAGTAATCATGGAGATCTCACGTTTTTGTCTGTGAGGCACTCTGTGTCTTTTGGTTCTTCAGTTAAATTAGTTCCTCTACATTCTGTTTTATACGGTTTAAAGCAATGCAGATTACATTAACATTACTCAAAGGTTGCATAAGAGTGACAAAGTGGTCGTTTTCTCTGATCGCATCCATTATGTAatctgaaagtgttttttttttacttcttctaTTGCTCTTGATTTAGCTATTGTAGTATTGTTTTTGCTCTCTATAAAATGCACTCTGTATCCCACATCATTGTTTATCAGATGCATTGCAGTTAGTCTGATCTGACCGGTTTATGTGTCTACAGGTAGACGCCCTCATGTGCCCATGGAAAAGGCGGCTTTCGAGGGGTGGCTGGAGTCAGTTTCTACCACCTTCCTGGCGCTAAGTGACCAGCAGCGCAACCAATCGCTGGACCACCTCATCTCACTGAGCGGCGCCGCCCAACTACGACACCTGTCCAATAGGCTGGAAGCGCTGCTGAAGCGGGATTTCCTGCGCCTGCTGCCGTTAGAGCTGGCCTTCTACCTGCTCCGCTGGCTGGACCCCCAAACCCTGCTCACCTGCTGTCTGGTGTGCAAGCAGTGGAATAAAGTCATCAATGCCTGCACAGAAGTGTGGCAGAGTGTGTGTCAAGACCTCGGCTGGCGCATCGATGAGTCCATCCAGGATGCGACTCACTGGAAAGGTGTTTATCTAAAGGCCAAACTGCGCATGAAGCAGCTAAGGGAGGAGGATGCTTTTGAGACCAGCTCTCTCATTGGACACAGTGCTCGGGTATATGCTCTCTACTATCGGGAGGGGCTCCTCTGCACAGGTGCATTACTTTTATAGTTGTCTTTCTTGGTTTTGTGGTGAAAAGGAGGTCTGTTGTGATGTTAAAGTTGGCTTGAAACTCCTATCCCTATCTTATTTCTAAATGCATCTATTTGATGTTGTTGTGAATGATTAATCTAAGCATATGTTTCTGCATTGAGCTCGTTATTTTTAATCTAGTTTCTATAGCTCGATTCTCCAGTGAAACATCAGACTTATTTAATCCTTTCCACCActacccctttttttttttaaaaatttttaccTCTAGCTTGCATTAAGATCTTCCTCCATCCAATCAACTATCATTGAATAGAACCAATACATTTTTcaatagtctgtttctctctgttgTACGTCACAATaacaaagaacaaagaaaagaTTTGTCGCAAATGCTGTTTTATCCCCTACATGAGCTCAATTTTCAGAtagagagttaatgtgctccttATGGATTCATCTCAGTGTCATTAAAAATGATAGttacagggctccagactaacatttgagAGCAGTGGCACCAATGGCATTAAGTTCTACAGATGGTTGCACCAGGAGCAGATTCGGTAGCTATTGGTGGTGGTGTGTGtgggtattaaaaataaaaaagaatttaatattacaattaatattgttttgcattaataagtgcagtttctaataatattacatgtttattGGTAATACACATTTGACTGTAAAGCACTGAGCTTGAGTTTACGAAGACGCAtacaaaatatacttttatttacattaacatgCAAAATCCATTTGTTATATAGAAAATTAACATATTCTACTCTTCTTGAGTTCCATTATTCTTGAGTGATTATAAAAGGAACACTCTTTATGTGTGAATCAGTCActgaagaaaagttttttttttcttcttcttttttttcttcaaggcACTTTGTGACTTTTCTTACTTCATTCATACACAAAATAATTGTGCAAAATGTTGACAAAATTTGATTTGATCAACCCTGAAATGAACAATGTAATAACATTCGACTATTTTTGTTACAACACCATAGTTGTAGTTAGCGTTACTggttctggttttgttttgtgatgTATGACAGCACTATTTGACCTGTTTATAACAGAGAATTCTGTGCAGAATTTGAATGCAATACTGGTTCATGAGTAAACCTGTCTAAGCTCGGACCAGTTTGCTTGTGCTGTGTTGCACTCAATTATTGGTATGAGCTGATAAATGGTTTGCTATGCGCAGCTCAAATAAATAGCGTTGTTTTGTTTGCTGTTTGATGTTTCTCATATGCAGTGCTTATGAGTTGGACAATGCTGTGGTTGCACCAGTGCGACTGCTTACAAAATGTAGTCACACCGGcagaaaaaataattgaaaattgtCTGGAGCCCTGTTATGTTAATCTGAAGTGAATAGTAGTTGGTTGATGTAAAGCAATTCTATGTTGGTTTTTACAGACTGAACTGAAGACGtctgcagtttttttctttttcgaaGCCGTATTTGCTCTATGGCACTAAAGCAACACTTCTTTTGTGAGGGAAACTAAGCGATCAAATTCATTTGGTTTAGTGGTGAAGCATGGGTAAATGACTTAAGATATTGTTTTAAATGAAGATGATCCTTTCCATTAGGTTCTGATGACCTGTCAGCCAAATTATGGGATGTCCGCACAGGGCAGTGCATTTACGGCATCCAGACCCACACTTGTGCCACTGTCAAATTTGATGAGCAGAAACTGGTAAcagggtcttttgacaacaccaTTGCATGCTGGGAATGGAGCACTGGTGCCAAAATCCAGCAATTCCGAGGACACACTGGGGCGGGTTGGTGTCAAGTTCTCAACATTTTTTCCAGCTAGtgacacaaaaaaaagttaatgttaatgtttgtttttgcttaCTATTTTGTCAGTGCAGTCCTTCAAGGTTGTGTTCATGACATCAAGACATAGCTTATTCATAATCCAAAAGATTTGCTGTTGTTGCAGTATTCAGCATTGACTACAATGATGAGTTGGACACCCTGGTCAGCGGCTCAGCAGACTTCACTGTAAAAGTCTGGTCCCTGTCTTCAGGAACCTGTGTTAACACATTCACTGGGCACACAGAGTGGGTCACCAAGGTAAGACTCTTGCCCAGATTTTATGGTGCAATATTCTAGtgtattatttagtcttttttattTTGGAGTTATAGATCCGTTTTCCTAACTGCACCTATATGGTACATCTGTGCTTGTTTAGGTGCACCTTCAAAAAAGCCAAGTGGAATCCATGATGCACAGTCCTGGAGACTACATACTACTGAGTGTTGATAAGTATGAAATAAAGGTAATGTAAATCAAAGTATTCTTAAATTCcataaattccattttttttttcaaattgttcATTGTGGagtttaaaacaattaaacacaAAGGGGTCTTAAAGTTAATCACACGTTTTCATTGTTACAATTAGGGTTGTGACGACATTAGATTCTCTATGCTATTATGTTTGCTAAAAGATTTCACTATAAAAATGCTATTGCAGTACCTATTGAAATCTTTTTGGGGGGAAATAGAagaaaaaagtaacaaataatCCTATTCTAATTAATTTCtaactttgttttttcttttctgtccAATGAATCACACTCAAAACGTGTAGAGTGGCACAGAGAGAGTttgtaaacatactgtacaaaagcataaaaaaaacgtAACTAATTGGTATATTCAGTTACATTATGCCAGTATTATTGTTTTTCACACCAATAGCTCTGTCTGTCTGAATTCCAATTAGCAGCTCCCATGAATGTTTATAATAAAAGCAGTCATCTGTACTAAGAGAAAATTTGGATTAAGATGAAATTATCGAAcatcttaaagggttatttcacccaaaaatgaaaattagcctgttttactcaccctctagacatcctaagtgtatatgactttctttcagacgaatccagttgaagttatattaaaaattgtcctggctattccaagctctattgTTGCAGTCTGCTGGTGTTacagttgaacagtccacaagtcaTCAAATAAAGCACGTGCATCCATAGTAAAAAAATCTCTTGCTACCAGTATCTGTCATATGCAGAAGCCGTTCAGGCGGATGACGTAGGGTGTCGGCATCGAGTGATTAATGACGAATGGAGTGAGAGAACAAAACAATACGCTGGTCAAACCaaggatttgtaaaaaaaaaaaaattcagaggatttcaatataaaccaaactaaagtaaggaaactttgtttcctttgctcctataAACAAACTCGCGAGACTAGCATATCTCAGAGGCGCGCACGCTGCACATACACGTCACCGGCCGGAATTCCTTCCGCATATGACAAGATAACGGatgtgagagaaaagtgtttattacatttgaaatatgaaaacttttcttacaaaaacacatggattcccTACAGAAGACCTTTATTCAACCACTGGGGCCATGTGAGgcacattttattatggatgcgcGCACTTTATTTGAAGTCGTGTAGACCGTTcaactgcaacacccactgactgcaatgatagagcttggaatagctaggacaatttttaatataactctgactggattcatctgaaagaagaaaatcatgtacacctaggatgctttgagggtgagtaaaacacaggctaattgtcattttttgagtgaactaaccctttaaattcaaAACCCAGACAGCTACAACTTTAGAGTAGACACCATTCATTCAAGGTAAGGTTGTATGggttagttgtttttgttttttgtctgacCCGCTGTGGCAGGGTTATGCAGTATTTGCAATGCATCATTTATGAGCAATATATTATCTGGAATATACATCTAAACTGAACTTTTGTGTTTAACTTCGAGTGAAAATTTCCACGGCAGGATGGGTGAGGGTTTTGTTAGGGATATATGTCACTCCTGATACTTTGCTGCATGTACAGGGTATGTGGCCTTTGGTCCTGTTAGCAGCACGAATATCAAAACTTGTATTCAGATTCTGAATGTATTACATGTAGCCatttaatcacaaaaaaaaagctgtcactcaCTTCACTATCACAATCTCACAATGTTCCATTATAACCAGTGAAGATTTTATTCATGTCTACAACACCTTGTTACAATGAGAGGATTTGCGACTATTTAGCAGGGATGTGATGTTTCCGTATAAATACGGATTTCCATATTTTCCGACCTCTGAGGGATGACCCATGTGATTCACAtagatattatgtttttttttcctttcttttaatttaatttcttttatcaTGTTTGTTGGTGTCTTGCTCTCCCTTATCGTCATCCTTTTTGTATTGCGTGCGGGATTGCGCATCAGGCACACCGTCATCGTCATCCAACTGGAATACTGGCATCCTCAGCTTTCTACCTCACTCAGCGTGACCAAAATCGCAACATTGCATTATCTTTAAGACCAAGATTTAATGGCTTAAAACAGTACAAATGTCTTACTTGATTATAAGTAATGCTGGAACAAAGTGTCCACTTAAATCTTAAGTGTCTACTCATTCTTTCTTGTCCTTGGCCGATCATATGCCTGATTCAGGATAAAATCTGTTGTTTAGAGGTGAGTGAATTCTGAGTAACTTTAACAAAATGGCCAATCACAGGTGTTCAAGAgatcaacagatatgtctgtgacATATGGCTACATTGCTCAATGCTAAGAAAACACATAAATGGAAATGTTTGATGCTTTCCAGAGCACAAACACAGAAATGCACTGGATTCTTTATCAAATCTGTTTTGCCAGTGTCCTATTAGAGATTTAACTGAGGGAGCTTTTGACTGTGTGAGAAAAGTGTCAGTTGCATGAATCACGTGCTGAATGTGTTGAGAGTTGGCAGCCCAGTCAGATAAATAGATATATAGCTTTGCTAATTTTATATCATCATTTTAAGCAGGGGTGCTAGCTTTCTATCTGACAGGACTGCCAACTGCTGAATCACACATTTGTCTTGAGACTCAGTTGAGAATGTTTTCATGCTATACATACATTTTCTCATGCAGTGAAAAAGCACCCTCAAATGAAAGAAAGAGCAACCTTGGTTGAAACTGTAATAATAGCATGTTGTGGAAAGATTTGGCAGATTCTCCAGTGCATATGTGTTTGCGCCCTGGAGAGCTCATATGGTTCTATTTATAACatatttttgtagcattgagcAATGTAGCCAGATTTCTTGTACATGCAGAAAAAATTTCTGGAGTGATGTATAAATGCTTCATCCCTCACATAAATGCAGGATTCACTTTTTAAATGGCAATGATTGAGATAAACATCAGTGGATGggagaaaaaatataatttgtctaAATAGATATGTATTAACCAATGTAAATtgttagatttaatagattaacCCCTTATCAGTctccccacatttttgaacatagactataaaagataatcagcatattatagcAGAAGAAAAATGAAATTATGTAAGTTTtgtagaagtttaaatgtactgttaagtgcaaacacaaaaatgTGCTGGATCTATTTTGCCAATAtcatattattaaagttttactgAGGGTGCTTTTGACTCTATGAGAAAATGGTCGTGTGGCATGAGAACAGTGTCGATTGTGTGAGTCTCATGCTGAATGCATGAGAGTTGGCAGCCCATTTGTACATTTGTATGCCTATTTACAATTGTCCAGGCCCGGCTCTACGGGGGTGCTAAGCAAGCACATTCAGTTGAAAGACTAGACAGTAGTCACTGTGCAGTGTAAAGAGATTCATTGATTATAATTTGTGAGATTGCGATGAACTGAAGTAAGTTACTGACAAGTGATTATAAAGGGACTGTTCTTTGTGAACTCCTAGTCTAGGCTATAGATTTagtcataatttatattttatatattcattaattcataGGCATTCATTATTCGAATGGAGGGTTCATTTTTAGTGGTGCTAAGAGGACTACTGACTACACAAATTTATTGTATGCATGTATTTTTGATATGAGCCATTGCTTACACCTCTTACACCTTTTACTGATGAGCTAACTGTCCAATTAGTTGAAACCATTCCATTTAGACATGGAGACATAAATGTGTCTCCTCAAAATTAATAGAAACTCGATCTTCAAATCCTGcactatatgaaaaaaaaactgagctCAATCCTCAAAAGCAACCCAGTGTGAAATTGATGttgaaaaaacaataaaattcagATTTGGTTCAACAACCCGATGATTTTACACAGACATTTGTGTCTGGAATGTCACAAACCACCTCCTGAAGTGTTTTGCGCGATCAAATTGTAATCCATTTCCAATGCGGACCAGtccatcttatttatttatttatttatttatttttaaattgagcCGGCCCACCCACCAACCACTTACTATATCCGCAACTGCTGGATCCACATATTTGGTGCTAATGTGACCGCATCTTTTACAGAATCCAAAAAAACTCCCACACTGGCAAACTAACTAGTGCGAGTAGAGGTCTTGCTTTGGCCCGTGATCTCCCCCGACATGATTTTGTGCTGCAGCAGTAGATAAACAGCGTTGTCATCTTTTTCTCCATTTTATGCAGGTGGAAACCAGTGTTAAGGTGCAATACTGTGCTTGAGTGTCAACCAACCTGTTTGATTATTTGCAATATTATCATATGTGTAGTATTAACATAATATCAATATTTtgcgtgtttttttttatcacagataTCACGGTTATCGTCAAAACTATATTCATCTGATTCTGTTTATCCATAGGTGTGGCCAATCGGCCGTGAGATCAACTGTAAGTGCTTAAAGACTCTATCCGTATCAGAAGACCGCAGTGTCTGCTTGCAGCCGCGATTACAGTTTGACGGCCGGTACATTGTCTGTAGTTCAGACTTGGGCATATACCAGTGGGACTTTGCAAGTTTTGATGTCATCAGGTACATTCATTTCTGCCGCTTAATTTTTTAACTGAGCTGCCAATAACCCTGCTGAATCAACTATTCTCTGAATGttccaatattttttattataggtTGAAATGGagaaatgttatgaaatatttgGCACTATTTATCGATCATAAATCAAATAAGCAGATCTGTGCAAGTATATATTGTTTTAACAAAAGAtaggcattttttatttttttatttactgattgtttaatattcacagagTCATCAAGCCACAGCAGGACCCCTCCAACTTCTCTCTGCTTAGTTTCGGTGAGGTGTTTGCTCTGCTCTTTGACAACCACCACCTCTATGTTATGGACTTGAGGACTGAGGTCACTGTGGGTCGCTGGCCACTGCCAGCCTACCGCAAATCCAAGCGTGGCTCTAGTTTCTTGCCGGGCGTCACCTCCTGGCTCAATGGACTGGACGGCAAGAACGATGCGGGCCTGGTGTTTGCCACCAGCATGCCCGACCATAGCATTCATCTGGTTCTTTGGAGAGAGAATGGGTAGAAAGGCAGAGGAGGTTAATACTAGCCCTGAGCTTTGAAAGCAGGCGGGACttttacaaacataaaaaaaaagaaaaaagggtgcTTTCAATTTGGAAAATATTACAGCCAACCCAGTTAGATAATGCATGGACCAAAGTGTTTTCCCCCTCCTCGCCTTTGTTGCCATTCGCATTAGGGATTCACTCTTGCTTCAGTTTCTTTCTTAGTCACTGGTAAACTACGAATTCAACACATTACAGTCTTTAGAAAAGAAGACTGCTGGAGATTTGCAGTACAGGCCATAGTTTCTCTCCATAATGTGAACAATCCAAGGTTGTTGTTAGTTGAAGATTTAGGAGAGATTTCCCACTGAACTTCAGAGTTTCGCTCCTTTTGATTTCACACTAGTGAGGGATAGTGAAGTGCTAGAGCACAGATCGCTTCACGGCAAGCATGAGCAGTTGACGTGTTTTTATAGCACAATCACTAAGATTGACAatgaagtaatgttttttttgttaccTTTTCAACAAATTTGCGTTTCTTTACACGTCAAGAATTTTCCTTTGGACACAGAGATGTTGCCTTGAATCTGTGATTTCCTATTGAAGAAATTTAATTTGCAGACCTCTGCATCTATAGGCGCTGGCTTGCGGCCCAAATATATGGGTTGGTCCTTTTTCTGAGTTTTGAATCAAATGGCTTTTGTTTGTATGAAGGTCATTCAGAAGTGGCTTCTCGTTGTTATTGACCcttggttttatttttcattcagtttATTGGTCATGTGCCTTTGTTTTAACACTTAACTATTTGCATTTACAGTGCGTCACATTTTGAAGTCCAGTCCTCCCTCAATGACAATGAAAGAAGAAAAcattgtatgttttttgttttttaacctaATGAAATTGATACTGTAAGAATTAGTCTCACCACTATTAGGCCAGAATAGATCACACAAAAGTGTTTATTGTGAATCTCattgaatgttcatttttaatctttatttttaaagcgTGATCTTATTTTTTGCTTAATCCAGGACTAACCAGCCTTTGTCACTTTATAAAGCTGCTTCTGTAGTTCTGTATATCCCACTGGGACATTATTTTCTCAAACCATAAAAACTAAGTATTTTGGGTTTATAGTTTAATCCATTTTTCATCTTGCTCACACATTTCAGAGGAAAGAAAGTGGGTAACATTTAGATTAAATGAAAATATCATTGGTGGTTATGATGTCTGTATGCAGCGCTCATGTGTTACTTCACCGAAATggaaactcacagacagtaatgGCATCCTTCCATCATTAGCAAAATTCAGGTCTGTTGTTTGTATAACAAAATAACATGctgtcttaaaaataaatgacagtaGCTAATGATAGAAGTTGACTTTCTTTTGACTACTAATGTTTGCCATTTTTCCTTATGTGGCATATCCAGATATAATCTGTTACATATGATTTATCAGGTTTGTCAGCatgatttcatatttcatatctcATAATGTAATGTCACAGCCTTATTATAACCAGAAATACAGGAGCCTTTCTCTTGCTAGGAGAAGCATGTCCTGGATTTATTCAGTTTGCACACTAGAGGGCGATGttgcaatatatatatgtgtgtgtgtgtgtgtgtgtgtgtgtgtattgctcaAACTTTCTGAAAAGGTGTTCTTTTGTGTTTAATAGAtgaaaaataatctatgcatttttatttctgggtgaactctCCCTTGGCGGGTGAAGATGTGTGTATAAGAATTATTTAGAGCTTGTATACATTTTAGCGTCATTCCCACATTTTGACACTC
Above is a window of Carassius carassius chromosome 4, fCarCar2.1, whole genome shotgun sequence DNA encoding:
- the LOC132139649 gene encoding F-box/WD repeat-containing protein 2-like — its product is MEKAAFEGWLESVSTTFLALSDQQRNQSLDHLISLSGAAQLRHLSNRLEALLKRDFLRLLPLELAFYLLRWLDPQTLLTCCLVCKQWNKVINACTEVWQSVCQDLGWRIDESIQDATHWKGVYLKAKLRMKQLREEDAFETSSLIGHSARVYALYYREGLLCTGSDDLSAKLWDVRTGQCIYGIQTHTCATVKFDEQKLVTGSFDNTIACWEWSTGAKIQQFRGHTGAVFSIDYNDELDTLVSGSADFTVKVWSLSSGTCVNTFTGHTEWVTKVHLQKSQVESMMHSPGDYILLSVDKYEIKVWPIGREINCKCLKTLSVSEDRSVCLQPRLQFDGRYIVCSSDLGIYQWDFASFDVIRVIKPQQDPSNFSLLSFGEVFALLFDNHHLYVMDLRTEVTVGRWPLPAYRKSKRGSSFLPGVTSWLNGLDGKNDAGLVFATSMPDHSIHLVLWRENG